GCGGTTCAGGTTCAACAAGTACAAGCAATGGTTCAGGTGATGCCTCAACTTCAGCAAGTACTTCAGAAAGCTTGAGCAACAGCGTATCTGCATCAATTAGTGCGAGCCAATCAGCAAGCACAAGCTTGAGCGATAGTGCAAGTACCTCAGCTAGCTTGTCTGACAGTGCTTCAATCTCAAGTGCATTGAACCACTCACAAGCTCCTGCACAACAACCTGCTGGACCAGGACGTTCAAACGGTAGAAAACTTCCAAATACAGGAACTGCAAGTAACCAATTTGCTGGTCTTGGATTAGGAGTAGCTGCCTTGGCAACTGCCTCTCTTCTTGGCAAGAAGAAGAAATCAGCAGCTTCTGAAATGGATTTAGAAGACTAAGTCCCAAAAATCGACTAAAATGAAATTGTTGATATCATTTTAGCGATGAAAACAAGAACCCCGGATAGCTCAAGGCTATCTGGGGTTTTTGGCTCTTTGTCAACTGTAGAGAGTGAGATCTAACTAAGCATGAGAGAGAATCAGATTGGTTCTCTCTTTTTTAATATTCAAAGTGACGAGAATTATCACTCTAAATTTTTGAAATTTTGAAAATCAAATACTAGACATCTTATATTCTTGCTGATTGCTTTTAACTAATGGCGAAGTTCACCAGAACAAGTCAACGTCTGGCTGTCAATCTCACAAGGTGCTAAAGTTTCTCTGAAAGTTTGAGGATAAAAGGCTTTATTATAGCGCGACTGAGATGTTGGAATATGTGAAATTTATTCAGTATAATTTTGGTATTTTGAAGTAGTGTGACGATAGGGATCTGGCTGTTGAATCTGTCTACAGTGAACCGCTTTCGCTTGTTCCTGAACTTTCTCTAAGCCATTTGTAGAAGTAGTATTTGGTGGGTGATTGCTCTTTTTTGCTTCGTTTTTCGTGGAAATTTAAATTTTTAAAGAATCTTTATTTTGCTTTGAAATCTAAGGAATTTCTTCAAAAATTCACACAAAACTCTTCAATTTGGGTTTGTGGAAATCGGTTTTTTATGATAGAATATTAAGGAATGTATGTCATTCGATAAACAAATTTAATGAGGTAAAAACATGGAAATCATGACCATTGCGATTGTTGTTTTTGCCGTCATCATTGGTTTAGTCATTGGATATGTCAGCATCTCAGCTAAGATGAAATCATCTCAAGAGGCTGCAGAGTTGATGCTTCTAAATGCTGAACAAGAAGCAACTAATTTACGAGGACAAGCTGAGCGCGAAGCGGATTTATTGCTAAATGAAGCCAAGAGCGAAAGCAAGTCTCTTAAAAAAGAAGCACTATTGGAGGCCAAAGAGGAAGCCAGAAAATACCGTGAAGAAGTGGACGCTGAATTTAAGTCAGAACGTCAGGAACTCAAGCAAATTGAAAGTCGTTTGACGGAGAGAGCTACGAGTCTTGACCGCAAAGACGACAATTTGACGAACAAAGAAAAAACACTTGAACAAAAAGAACAAAGTATTTCTGATAGAGCAAAAAACCTTGATGCACGTGAAGAGCAATTAGAGGAAGTCGAAAGACAAAAAGAAGCTGAACTTGAACGTATCGGTTCCCTTTCCCAAGCTGAGGCTCGAGATATTATCTTGGCTCAGACAGAGGAAAACTTGACTAAGGAAATTGCTAGCCGCATTCGTGAGGCTGAGCAAGAAGTGAAGGAACGTTCAGACAAGATTGCTAAAGATATCTTGGTTCAGGCTATGCAGCGTATCGCTGGTGATTATGTAGCGGAGTCAACAAACTCTACAGTTCACCTACCAGATGATACCATGAAGGGACGCATTATCGGTCGTGAAGGACGTAATATTCGTACCTTTGAAAGTTTGACAGGGGTCGATGTTATCATCGACGACACGCCAGAAGTGGTAACCTTGTCAGGATTTGATCCGATTCGTCGTGAAATTGCTCGTATGACCATGGAAATGTTGCTCAAAGATGGCCGTATCCACCCAGCTCGTATCGAGGAGTTGGTGGAGAAAAACCGTCAGGAGATTGACAACAAAATCCGTGAATACGGTGAGGCTGCTGCCTATGAGATTGGTGCGCCAAACCTCCATCCAGACTTGATGAAGATTATGGGACGTTTGCAGTTCCGTACTTCATATGGACAAAATGTCTTGCGTCATTCGATTGAGGTTGCTAAGTTGTCTGGTATCATCGCGAGTGAACTTGGTGAAAATGCAGCTCTTGCCCGTCGTGCTGGCTTCCTTCACGACATCGGGAAAGCTATTGACCGCGAGGTTGAAGGTAGCCACGTTGAGATTGGTACGGAGTTGGCTCGTAAGTACAAGGAACACCCAGTTGTGGTGAATACCATTGCTAGCCACCACGGCGATGTCGAAGCCGAAAGCGTCATTGCAGTGATCGTTGCTGCAGCAGATGCCTTGAGTGCAGCGCGTCCAGGTGCTCGTAGCGAGTCTCTTGAAAGCTACATCAAGCGTCTCCATGATTTGGAAGAAATCGCCAATGGCTTTGAAGGAGTGCAAAATAGTTTTGCCCTTCAAGCAGGACGTGAAATCCGTATCATGGTTAATCCAGGACAAATCAAGGACGACAAAGTCACAATCTTGGCTCACAAAGTTCGTGAGAAAATTGAAAACAATCTCGATTACCCAGGAAATATCAAGGTAACCGTGATTCGCGAACTTCGTGCAGTAGATTATGCTAAATAAATAAGAAAGAGCAGTTGAAATATTACTGCTTTTTTGTTACACTAGATAGAAAGACTGTAGAAGGATAACTGACGCTTTCATCAGTATCCGATAGAAATTTTACTTTATTTCACAGACTAACTAAAGGAGACATAATGGCAGACCGAGGCTTGCTAATCGTTTTTTCTGGTCCTTCAGGAGTTGGGAAAGGAACGGTTAGAAGAGAGATTTTTGAGAGTTCTGAGAATCAATTTCAATACTCTGTATCGATGACGACGCGTGCGCAACGTCCTGGTGAAGTGGACGGAGTGGACTATTTCTTCCGTACTCGTGAAGAGTTTGAAGAACTGATACGTCAAGGTCAGATGTTGGAATATGCAGAATATGTCGGTAACTACTACGGAACTCCTCTGACCTATGTCAACGAAACCCTAGATAAGGGAATCGATGTCTTTCTTGAGATTGAAGTCCAAGGAGCCCTTCAGGTTAAGAAAAAGGCCCCAGACGCTGTCTTTATCTTTCTAACGCCACCAGATTTGGATGAATTGCAAGATCGTTTGGTAGGTCGTGGAACAGATAGCGCTGAAGTGATTGCCCAACGAATCGAAAAAGCCAAGGAAGAAATTGCCCTCATGCGTGAGTATGATTATGCCATTGTCAACGATCAGGTGCCCCTCGCTGCTGAACGTGTCAAGCGTGTGATCGAAGCAGAACACTTCCGTGTGGACCGTGTTATTGGTCACTACCAGGAGATGTTGCCAAAATCTCCAACTACTCGATAAACTATAGGAAACAGGTACAAGCAAATGATG
Above is a window of Streptococcus oralis subsp. dentisani DNA encoding:
- the gmk gene encoding guanylate kinase, whose translation is MADRGLLIVFSGPSGVGKGTVRREIFESSENQFQYSVSMTTRAQRPGEVDGVDYFFRTREEFEELIRQGQMLEYAEYVGNYYGTPLTYVNETLDKGIDVFLEIEVQGALQVKKKAPDAVFIFLTPPDLDELQDRLVGRGTDSAEVIAQRIEKAKEEIALMREYDYAIVNDQVPLAAERVKRVIEAEHFRVDRVIGHYQEMLPKSPTTR
- a CDS encoding LPXTG cell wall anchor domain-containing protein gives rise to the protein MSNSVSASISTSESVSTSTSLSDSISASISASNNSGSGSGSTSTSNGSGDASTSASTSESLSNSVSASISASQSASTSLSDSASTSASLSDSASISSALNHSQAPAQQPAGPGRSNGRKLPNTGTASNQFAGLGLGVAALATASLLGKKKKSAASEMDLED
- a CDS encoding ribonuclease Y, which gives rise to MEIMTIAIVVFAVIIGLVIGYVSISAKMKSSQEAAELMLLNAEQEATNLRGQAEREADLLLNEAKSESKSLKKEALLEAKEEARKYREEVDAEFKSERQELKQIESRLTERATSLDRKDDNLTNKEKTLEQKEQSISDRAKNLDAREEQLEEVERQKEAELERIGSLSQAEARDIILAQTEENLTKEIASRIREAEQEVKERSDKIAKDILVQAMQRIAGDYVAESTNSTVHLPDDTMKGRIIGREGRNIRTFESLTGVDVIIDDTPEVVTLSGFDPIRREIARMTMEMLLKDGRIHPARIEELVEKNRQEIDNKIREYGEAAAYEIGAPNLHPDLMKIMGRLQFRTSYGQNVLRHSIEVAKLSGIIASELGENAALARRAGFLHDIGKAIDREVEGSHVEIGTELARKYKEHPVVVNTIASHHGDVEAESVIAVIVAAADALSAARPGARSESLESYIKRLHDLEEIANGFEGVQNSFALQAGREIRIMVNPGQIKDDKVTILAHKVREKIENNLDYPGNIKVTVIRELRAVDYAK